Proteins co-encoded in one Kribbella qitaiheensis genomic window:
- a CDS encoding M1 family metallopeptidase, with translation MTHDRHSYAEPALVRTTHLELEFDLDFAAKVLSGAATHTLAWSGPGDRLVLDTRDLTVLAVEGSTGDGWEPLEYSVAVPAAELGSALTIRTQSQERIRVSYRTAPTATGLQWLEPSMTAGGVLPYMFSQSQAIHARSWVPVQDTPSVRFSYAAHVTAPPELMVLMSADNGTASRRTGSYDVVMPEPIPSYLLAIAAGDLVFEPTGERSGVWAEPEMAKLAAAEFSDTEEMMRVTEALFGPYRWGRYDILVLPPSFPYGGMENPRMTFATPTVVIGDKSLVTVVAHELAHSWSGNLVTQDSWDDIWLNEGFTSYVENRIVEAVYGAELAVMETAIKQHATVLKLDPLPPAEQAVELPGLNHKSEYHGTTSLGPLKGSWFLEWLEARFSREVFDPFLRGYFDRFAFRSINSEDFAAHLEEHLLDKHPGVVTADEVAAWMDEPGIPAFAKRAGSARFAVVDQLREKWLTAGDLPTGATGWTTHEWLRFLDAAPDVWTADQLQDLDRECGLTGTANGEIARRWYSIVAASSYTPAYDEMASFLTRVGRMKLVLPVYRALVDSGTGAEFAAKVFESARPGYHPITIAAVQKILAPGRFVA, from the coding sequence GCCGTCGAGGGTTCGACCGGCGACGGCTGGGAGCCGCTGGAGTACAGCGTCGCAGTCCCGGCCGCGGAGCTCGGTTCCGCCCTGACGATCCGGACGCAGTCCCAAGAGCGGATCCGGGTCAGCTATCGCACCGCGCCGACCGCGACCGGCCTGCAGTGGCTCGAGCCGTCGATGACCGCGGGCGGCGTGCTTCCGTACATGTTCAGCCAGTCCCAGGCGATCCACGCGCGCAGCTGGGTGCCAGTGCAGGACACTCCGAGCGTCCGGTTCAGCTACGCCGCGCACGTGACCGCGCCGCCGGAGTTGATGGTGCTGATGAGCGCCGACAACGGCACCGCTTCCCGGCGTACGGGCTCGTACGACGTGGTGATGCCCGAGCCCATCCCCTCCTACCTGTTGGCGATCGCGGCCGGTGACCTCGTCTTCGAGCCGACCGGCGAGCGGTCCGGTGTCTGGGCCGAGCCGGAGATGGCCAAGCTGGCCGCGGCCGAGTTCTCCGACACCGAGGAGATGATGCGCGTCACCGAGGCGCTGTTCGGCCCGTATCGCTGGGGGCGCTACGACATCCTCGTGCTGCCGCCCTCATTCCCGTACGGCGGGATGGAGAACCCGCGGATGACCTTCGCGACCCCGACCGTGGTGATCGGCGACAAGTCCCTCGTGACGGTCGTCGCACACGAACTGGCGCACAGCTGGTCCGGCAACCTGGTCACGCAGGACAGCTGGGACGACATCTGGCTGAACGAAGGCTTCACGTCGTACGTCGAGAACCGGATCGTCGAGGCCGTGTACGGCGCGGAGCTCGCGGTGATGGAGACCGCGATCAAGCAGCACGCGACCGTCCTGAAGCTCGATCCGCTGCCGCCGGCTGAGCAGGCCGTCGAGCTGCCCGGACTCAACCACAAGTCGGAGTACCACGGCACGACCTCGCTCGGGCCATTGAAGGGCTCGTGGTTCCTCGAATGGCTGGAGGCGCGGTTCTCGCGCGAGGTGTTCGACCCGTTCCTGCGCGGGTACTTCGACCGGTTCGCGTTCCGCAGCATCAACTCGGAGGATTTCGCCGCGCATCTCGAGGAGCACCTGCTCGACAAGCACCCCGGCGTGGTCACCGCCGACGAGGTCGCCGCCTGGATGGACGAGCCGGGTATTCCCGCCTTCGCCAAGCGCGCCGGCTCGGCACGATTCGCCGTGGTCGACCAGCTGCGCGAGAAGTGGCTGACCGCGGGCGACCTGCCGACCGGCGCGACGGGCTGGACCACCCACGAGTGGCTGCGCTTCCTCGATGCGGCGCCCGACGTGTGGACGGCCGACCAACTGCAGGACCTGGACCGCGAGTGCGGCCTGACCGGTACCGCGAACGGCGAGATCGCGCGCCGCTGGTACTCGATCGTCGCCGCCAGTTCCTACACCCCGGCGTACGACGAAATGGCGAGCTTCCTCACCCGAGTCGGCCGGATGAAGCTGGTGCTGCCCGTTTATCGCGCGTTGGTCGACAGCGGCACCGGGGCCGAGTTCGCAGCCAAGGTGTTCGAGTCAGCCCGCCCGGGCTACCACCCGATCACCATCGCGGCCGTCCAGAAGATCCTCGCGCCAGGCCGATTCGTGGCCTAA
- a CDS encoding GntR family transcriptional regulator produces the protein MRTIGGDHLALRDQVLAELRRRIVDGDYAQGERLTENRLADDFGVSRNPVREALRVVEAEGFVQILPRRGAVVATLDETAIRDLFAVREQLETLAAGLAAERATAEDVERLRALLAKASAATDAEDFDQVAELNSAFHVAVIEISGNRWLASLSSAIYHHVHWVFRVGAAKRAPHSWVEHIRLVESIAAGDRTAAVEAARQHVEAAATAALEPDQAS, from the coding sequence ATGCGGACGATCGGTGGCGACCATCTGGCGCTGCGGGATCAGGTGCTGGCCGAATTGCGGCGCCGGATCGTGGACGGCGACTACGCGCAGGGTGAGCGGCTGACCGAGAACCGGCTGGCCGACGACTTCGGGGTGTCGCGGAATCCGGTCCGGGAAGCGCTGCGGGTGGTAGAGGCCGAAGGGTTCGTGCAGATCTTGCCGCGCCGGGGTGCGGTGGTGGCGACTCTCGACGAGACGGCGATCCGGGATCTGTTCGCAGTACGGGAACAGCTCGAGACGCTGGCGGCCGGGCTGGCCGCCGAACGGGCGACTGCTGAGGACGTCGAGCGGTTGCGGGCCCTGCTGGCCAAAGCGAGTGCCGCTACCGACGCGGAGGACTTCGACCAGGTCGCGGAGCTGAACAGCGCCTTCCACGTCGCCGTCATCGAGATCAGCGGCAATCGGTGGCTCGCCTCCTTGTCGTCGGCGATATACCACCACGTCCACTGGGTGTTCCGGGTCGGCGCAGCGAAGCGTGCACCGCATTCGTGGGTCGAGCACATCCGCTTGGTCGAATCCATCGCCGCCGGTGACCGCACCGCCGCCGTGGAGGCAGCCCGCCAACACGTAGAAGCTGCAGCCACAGCGGCCCTTGAGCCAGACCAGGCCAGCTAG
- a CDS encoding GNAT family N-acetyltransferase yields MSISITPLTDPDYRPFSRRIAWLASDGDGNPIGSAFLRLNSKASSAHLAELELAVHPAERRHGIGSELLAVAAAAGKEHEARTMLADATAGSPADHFLANRGFTVGLTLIFARLALTEVSLPTTEPPGYRLESWSGVVSDELVETYAEARKAMDDAPVGDIEYGAEIWDVNRVRHIAKVVERRGESLLTVAAIEQSTGQIVGFTELVVPADGKGDAQHYGTAVLPKHRGHGLALWMKAESIRSTRSGFPDLTGLLTDTADNNTAMQRVNAVLGYRETHRTHRYTLDLGGS; encoded by the coding sequence TTGTCCATCTCAATCACGCCACTGACCGATCCCGACTATCGGCCGTTCAGCCGCCGGATCGCGTGGCTCGCGTCCGACGGTGACGGCAACCCGATCGGCTCCGCGTTCCTCCGGCTGAACAGCAAAGCGTCCTCCGCACACCTCGCCGAGCTCGAACTCGCGGTCCACCCGGCCGAGCGCCGGCACGGAATCGGGTCGGAACTGCTCGCCGTCGCGGCGGCGGCCGGCAAAGAGCACGAGGCACGGACCATGCTGGCGGATGCGACCGCCGGTTCGCCTGCCGATCACTTCCTGGCGAACCGGGGCTTCACCGTCGGACTGACCCTGATCTTCGCGCGGCTGGCGCTGACCGAGGTCTCGCTGCCGACGACCGAGCCGCCCGGATATCGCCTCGAATCGTGGTCGGGCGTCGTCTCCGACGAGCTCGTGGAGACGTACGCCGAGGCGCGGAAGGCGATGGACGACGCGCCCGTCGGCGACATCGAGTACGGCGCGGAGATCTGGGACGTCAACCGCGTCCGCCACATCGCCAAGGTCGTCGAACGGCGAGGCGAATCCCTCCTGACCGTCGCCGCCATCGAGCAGTCCACCGGCCAGATCGTCGGCTTCACCGAACTCGTCGTACCGGCTGACGGCAAGGGCGACGCCCAGCACTACGGCACGGCGGTCCTTCCCAAGCACCGCGGCCACGGTCTGGCCCTGTGGATGAAGGCCGAATCCATCCGCAGTACGAGGTCCGGCTTCCCCGACCTCACCGGCCTTCTCACCGACACCGCCGACAACAACACGGCCATGCAACGCGTCAACGCTGTCCTCGGCTACCGCGAAACCCATCGCACCCACCGCTACACCCTCGACCTCGGGGGCAGTTAG